In Citrus sinensis cultivar Valencia sweet orange chromosome 4, DVS_A1.0, whole genome shotgun sequence, one DNA window encodes the following:
- the LOC102630364 gene encoding nicotinamidase 2-like yields MSLRSQIQQEMATSKCSSYEKYEIRKRNPNPKSSVLLVIDMQNHFSSIAKPILDNTLATVQLCRRASIPVFFTRHCHKSPADYGMLGEWWNGDLVYDGTADAELLPEIKGLVAGADEVIEKNTYSAFGNTRLQERLVGMGVEEVIVCGVMTNLCCETTARDAFVRGFRVFFSTDATATSDLELHEATLKNLAYGFAYLFDCERLEAGLFGP; encoded by the coding sequence ATGTCTCTAAGAAGTCAAATCCAACAAGAAATGGCGACATCAAAGTGTTCATCGTACGAGAAATACGAGATCAGAAAGAGAAACCCAAATCCCAAATCCTCTGTTTTATTAGTCATTGACATGCAAAACCACTTTTCCTCCATAGCCAAACCCATACTCGACAACACTCTCGCCACCGTCCAGCTCTGCCGACGAGCCTCCATCCCCGTTTTCTTCACGCGCCACTGCCACAAGTCCCCCGCCGACTACGGCATGCTCGGCGAGTGGTGGAACGGCGATCTGGTCTACGACGGCACCGCCGACGCCGAGCTCTTGCCTGAGATCAAAGGGCTGGTGGCGGGTGCGGACGAGGTCATAGAGAAGAATACTTATAGCGCGTTTGGTAACACGCGGCTGCAGGAGCGGTTGGTGGGGATGGGGGTGGAGGAAGTGATCGTGTGTGGTGTTATGACGAACTTGTGCTGCGAAACGACGGCGCGGGACGCGTTTGTGAGAGGGTTTAGGGTGTTCTTCTCGACGGATGCGACTGCCACGTCGGATTTGGAGCTGCACGAGGCGACGTTGAAGAATTTGGCTTATGGCTTTGCTTACTTGTTTGATTGCGAGAGGCTCGAAGCTGGGCTTTTTGGGccttaa